The proteins below come from a single Sorghum bicolor cultivar BTx623 chromosome 4, Sorghum_bicolor_NCBIv3, whole genome shotgun sequence genomic window:
- the LOC8084528 gene encoding uncharacterized protein LOC8084528, with product MKLQHETSDAEALVSAASRNLSSSSSAFVSANQSPFFTPRSLSARVPEHTDPENKCPSNGIALKISDILSGDSFTPQEPLPSASVGVLPSDVSPPISLCTSSNFGTPAIVYNNPSFVSTFSGPCQGSSSATSNGGRSAPKEKHKRLGGIYRKSSSSQPTTSAASVSRLRSYDVYIGFHGHKASLLRFTNWLRAELEIHGISCFVSDRSRCRNSRSHDAVERIMNASTYGVVILTKKSFGNPYTIEELRNFFGKKNLIPIFFDLDAADCLARDIIEKRGELWEKHGGELWMLYGGMEHEWMESVDALSRVVDVQLEANDGNWRDCILQAIILLATKLGRRSVVDRVNRWKGRMEKEEFPFPRNDDFVGRKKELSELELILFGDVTGDGEREYFELKTKQRRKGLAVRRSANNHEHVNTDDSKGKEPVFWKETEKDIEMQRLGSPLRHGRPLRVKNGVRCGRKKRSRKILYGKGIACISGEPGIGKTDLVLEYAYRFFQRYKMVLWVRGESRYIRQNYLALRTFLEVDLSVDTHLHEKGSDRCFEEQEEEAIAKIRQELMRDIPFLVIIDNLESEKDWWDKRVIMDLLPHFGGETHFIITTRLPRVMNLEPMKLSYLSGAEAMALMKGGVKDYPLVEIDALKTIEEKLRRLPLGLSIVGAILSELPITPTRLLDTLNRTPLIRNISWNDREDLSLKNHEILVRLLDVCLSIFDHADGPRSLATRMVQVCGWFAPSPVPIHMLARAAHKVPKKHRRGPRWRKWWRTLTCGLATSRMKRSEAEAAAMLIRFGIARCSAKPEHVQFHDLIRLYARKRGGTRTAQAVVQSVYLQGSIKHSSEHLWASCFMVFGFGSDPLLVELRPSELMFFVKQIVMPLAIHTFITYSRCNAALDLLRLCTDALERAAESMLVHAGKWRETSFSCFRQAHSEAQYTYIWQELALLKASVLETRAKLMLRGGQYDIGDDLIRKAIFIRTSICGEHHPDTVSARETLSKLTRLLTTVQLS from the coding sequence ATGAAGCTTCAACATGAAACCTCCGATGCCGAGGCGCTGGTCTCGGCAGCATCAAGGAACCTCTCGTCCTCTTCATCGGCATTTGTTTCAGCAAACCAGTCCCCTTTCTTCACGCCACGGTCACTGTCTGCCCGTGTCCCAGAGCACACTGATCCTGAGAACAAGTGTCCCTCCAATGGTATTGCGCTGAAAATCAGTGATATACTCTCTGGTGATTCCTTCACACCACAGGAGCCGTTACCATCAGCTAGTGTCGGGGTCTTGCCGTCAGATGTGTCTCCTCCTATTAGCCTCTGCACTTCAAGCAACTTTGGCACTCCAGCGATTGTCTACAACAATCCCAGCTTTGTTTCTACTTTCAGTGGTCCATGTCAAGGCAGTTCATCAGCGACCAGCAATGGTGGTCGTTCGGCTCCGAAGGAAAAGCACAAGAGGCTCGGGGGAATATATCGGAAATCATCATCGTCCCAACCTACAACATCAGCTGCCTCTGTCAGTAGGCTTCGCAGTTACGATGTGTACATTGGATTTCACGGCCACAAGGCTTCACTGCTGAGGTTCACAAACTGGCTCCGTGCAGAACTTGAGATCCATGGAATCAGCTGCTTTGTTTCTGACAGGTCAAGATGCCGGAATTCTCGCAGCCATGATGCTGTCGAGAGGATAATGAATGCTTCCACCTATGGAGTTGTTATCCTCACGAAGAAGTCATTTGGCAACCCTTATACCATTGAAGAGCTCAGGAACTTCTTTGGCAAGAAAAATCTTATCCCTATATTTTTCGACTTGGATGCAGCTGATTGCCTTGCCAGGGATATCATCGAGAAGCGAGGAGAATTGTGGGAGAAACATGGCGGTGAGCTGTGGATGTTGTATGGTGGGATGGAACATGAGTGGATGGAATCAGTTGATGCTCTTTCTCGGGTGGTAGATGTGCAATTAGAAGCAAATGATGGCAACTGGAGAGATTGCATACTGCAAGCAATCATTCTTTTGGCCACAAAATTGGGCAGGAGAAGCGTGGTTGATAGGGTGAACCGGTGGAAAGGGAGGATGGAGAAGGAGGAATTTCCTTTCCCTCGTAACGATGATTTTGTTGGCAGGAAAAAAGAGCTCTCGGAATTGGAACTCATTTTGTTTGGTGATGTCACAGGAGATGGAGAAAGAGAATATTTTGAGCTCAAGACAAAGCAGAGAAGAAAAGGCCTTGCAGTTAGACGGTCTGCTAACAATCATGAGCACGTAAATACCGATGACAGCAAAGGTAAGGAGCCAGTTTTTTGGAAGGAGACTGAGAAAGATATTGAGATGCAGAGATTGGGTAGTCCATTGCGGCATGGGCGTCCACTGAGAGTGAAGAATGGCGTAAGGTGTGGAAGGAAAAAAAGATCTAGGAAGATACTTTATGGTAAGGGTATTGCTTGCATATCAGGGGAGCCTGGAATTGGCAAGACAGACTTGGTTTTGGAGTATGCATATAGATTCTTCCAGAGATACAAGATGGTTCTGTGGGTCAGAGGGGAAAGCCGATATATTCGGCAGAACTATTTGGCTCTGCGAACTTTTCTGGAAGTTGACTTAAGTGTAGATACTCACTTGCATGAAAAGGGAAGTGATCGATGCTTTGAAGAGCAAGAAGAGGAAGCCATTGCCAAAATTCGTCAAGAATTGATGCGCGACATACCATTCTTAGTCATAATTGATAATTTGGAGAGTGAGAAGGACTGGTGGGATAAGAGAGTCATAATGGACCTTCTGCCACACTTTGGTGGGGAGACTCACTTCATCATAACAACACGTCTTCCACGAGTGATGAACTTGGAACCAATGAAGCTTTCTTATTTATCTGGTGCTGAGGCAATGGCTTTAATGAAGGGAGGTGTCAAGGACTATCCCCTGGTGGAAATTGATGCACTCAAAACCATTGAGGAAAAGCTTCGAAGATTACCTCTTGGCCTAAGTATTGTTGGAGCTATACTCTCAGAGCTTCCAATCACTCCAACTAGGCTACTTGACACATTGAATCGTACACCGCTCATCAGGAATATTTCATGGAATGACAGAGAAGATCTCAGCTTGAAAAATCATGAAATCCTTGTCCGGCTGCTGGATGTGTGCTTATCAATATTTGACCATGCAGATGGTCCTAGGAGTCTGGCAACTCGGATGGTTCAAGTATGTGGTTGGTTTGCACCCTCTCCAGTTCCAATTCACATGTTGGCTCGGGCTGCACACAAAGTCCCAAAGAAGCACCGGAGGGGTCCAAGGTGGAGGAAGTGGTGGCGAACACTTACTTGTGGCCTTGCAACTTCTAGGATGAAAAGATCTGAAGCTGAAGCAGCTGCAATGTTAATAAGGTTTGGAATTGCCAGATGCAGTGCAAAGCCTGAACATGTACAGTTCCATGATCTGATCAGGCTATATGCTCGAAAGCGAGGAGGCACAAGAACAGCTCAGGCCGTGGTCCAATCAGTGTACCTCCAAGGCTCAATCAAACATTCCTCCGAGCACCTGTGGGCTTCGTGCTTCATGGTTTTTGGATTTGGTTCTGATCCTCTGTTGGTAGAACTGAGACCATCTGAACTAATGTTCTTTGTGAAACAGATTgtcatgccacttgcaatacacACATTTATAACATACTCCCGCTGTAACGCAGCACTAGACCTGCTTCGCCTGTGCACTGATGCATTAGAGAGAGCAGCTGAGTCCATGCTTGTTCATGCTGGAAAATGGAGAGAAACATCATTCTCCTGCTTTAGACAAGCTCATTCAGAAGCTCAGTACACTTATATTTGGCAGGAGCTGGCTCTTCTGAAAGCTTCTGTACTGGAAACAAGGGCCAAGCTGATGCTCCGGGGTGGACAATATGACATTGGAGATGACCTGATAAGAAAGGCGATATTTATCCGCACTTCTATCTGTGGCGAGCACCATCCTGATACTGTTTCTGCTCGAGAAACCCTCAGTAAACTTACAAGGCTTCTTACAACTGTTCAGCTTAGTTGA